In Nymphaea colorata isolate Beijing-Zhang1983 chromosome 10, ASM883128v2, whole genome shotgun sequence, the genomic stretch TTATACAAAAAAGTTCATTGGTTAAACTATAAACTGAAAGCCATTGTTGATCTCGTTTAACTTGCTGTACTCACACAGTGACATTTCAACTAGGTCAAACCTTGAACTTGGAATCTCATAAACCATAATTATCTTCTAACGAAAGTTACATACACCCTCAAAAACctaactaaaaattttaataagttttttaaaactAGTGTTTGTGTTCGGATGACAATCTCGAGACAATTTTCTATTAATAACTTAGAGGGAGGGTTCCAGTTATTCACTCCTTTTTTAAAACTAGGTCTTTACaaaactagattttttttttcaaacctaATTATGTGTTaaccaaaaattcaaaaacacctttttaaAGACAAAACGACATTTTGAGTCAAACACGACGTTTTTAGAATGTCATCGTCCACTCCCTCACCTCCaaccccaccaaaaaaaaaaatccttaaaaaaGACTAAGTGGTCACTAATTTGTTGGTTGTCAATAGATTGAGAATATTTGGAAAAGCCTTTTGAGTGCTATCAAAGTTGAAAGCAGGGGCAGCCCCAAGAGGGGCTGGTAGGGGTCTTGacctttattcatttttttttcaaaaatttatatgtaaattttaaaaaaaaattatttatcctatataaaggtttggaaaatatatttcattacagttaaaattttaaaactataattcaacccTCCTCATacaaaatttctgaaaacaaaaCCATAATGACCACCGACATTGTTAAAGTCGCAAGTTTTTAAACTCTTGACCTTGAAAGTGTATTGCATGGAAGAGTAACGAGTAAATTCGAAAATAGTGGAAAATGTTGAATATCAAAATGTGAAAGCATAAATCTGAGGCAAATGGACATTTGGGGGTGAATTCTGATTGGACATATCTGATATTTGGATTATTATATCTGATCCGGTCGTCCTTTTCCTGTAGCCTGGTGTTTGAGGTAGGGTGGACCCCACTGGATCCAAATTCGTGGTCATCTTTCCGGAGCCTTGAAATGAATGAAGAGATCATCAAATGTGAACCACAAAACCACTTCGCCGGACTCCACCcacaagctcaagctcaagctcaagctcaagggtggaatcaaaatcaaattacagcaactaataataaattttaaaatgttaaagaagatgtcaatataaaaaataaatactttttgATCGATGATTAGATAACTagaattaaagagaaaaaaggctTCAAAAATTTAAGAAGATGCAGATCTTCTGCTCTTACCACCCACAACCAAGAAGAACCAACTGGATGCACTAATGTCGGTAGCAGATATTCTTCCCCGCCCACCACACAGCGCCAGCATTTAAAGGGACGAGTTGAAAGTGGTTGGGCTTTATGATCGAATGTTTATGACATTAAATTTCCATCGTCCCTATTCATCTCGCTCGCGAGAGGATTAATTTCATCAATGCTTTGCTGGAAAATATCGAGAGAAAAAATACGTGAAAAGACGAGAACAAGTGCTTAATTTGcaaggaaaattttaaaagaggTGGAGTATTTGTATTTCCGGTTTCGTTCCTTTGCAAACCCTTTAAAAATAACGTCATTTGTCCGTATCACCAAGTCAACGACAAAGCCGTCCTCTCAGTCCATGTGGCAGGAGggaggctctctctctctctcactcactcactttctctctcttctgtggAAGGAAGGGAGAGAGGCTTTCCTTCCATGGGGAGTGCAGAAGGAGGGCGATGGAAGAAGCGATTCCTGGGCTGGCTCAAGCGTGCGAGGTACGTAAGCCCCACATCTTGCTCCCAGTTTGGACAATCCAACGGCTAGCGTTTATCAGGACTCAAAgcatgtttcattttttcacttttcttaaCTCTATGATGACATTTCACGATGTTTGATGCACGTTTGAGATCGATGAAATTCCAAAACTGTTGCCCCAGAATCGCATTTTTGAGTTGTGGGTACATGCTCCTTTAAAGGTAACAAAAGGCACTAATGTCTTGACTTGGAGGCAGATCCACTGTCACCGTCCCTTGTTGTTTAAGCCAAGAAAAGGTTTTCTTTCCTCTGTCACACAATTTATACTGTCTTTGTTTGCCGTACGAACTGATATGATCTGTGGAAGAAAAAGCCTGCTGTAGACGGCATGGAAAAGTATATCTTTGTTAGAGCCATTTGAAATCTCAAAAGTGGTTTTTTAATTTACAGCTACAATGATCTTTGTTCCTTGTTTCCTTCTTattcatctgttttttttaatcaaatgtCACTCTTTCTATAATGTTTTAAATCCAAGAAACTcataaaagcacaaaaaaggaAGCATTAAAACCAACAATGTCATGCCCTCTAGAACTCCGGAAAACACCTGCTGGTGGATCGGCCCTCTAGAGTACAAAGCGCAGAGATATCAGCAGGACTTGTAAAATGGGCATTATTTGAACTCGATACTAAATATATTTGTGAGACTGATAGCATTTCTCCAATAACAATTCAGCCGGTCTTTTCTAAGCAAATGGCTGAAAAACCGTCGACCAAGTTCCTATTGTCAATTTGCTATCTGTCGTTTGGAGTTTGTTGTTGGCGATTCAGATTCAATGGTGAAGATGATAAGTCCTCCCTTCAAAGTAAAGCCAACCATTTCCACTTTCATTCTTTCGCATTACTCAAGTAACAGAAGCACCCGTTTTCCTAACATGCATTCCCAATAACttaaattatatacatatatatagagagtcTCATTCAAATTGGAAGACACATTGCCATAACCAAAGAAGATGAATAGccacaaagagaaaaacattttttcctcACATTCTGTGGAGGCATTTCTCTGGATTTTGATTGTTCTGCTGAATTGTACCAGATTCTGCAACTGCGAGGAACTGGAGGATGAAGAATGGGCAATGGTGGGCAGAAAGGGCAGCCAGTTTGTGGTCAATAGCAGACCCTTCTATGTCAATGGCTTCAACACATACTGGCTGATGATCTTTGCTGTTGATGCCTCAACGAAGGGCAAAGTCAGTGAGATATTCCAGCAGGCTTCTTCTGTTGGCCTCTCAGTGTGCAGGACATGGGCTTTCAATGATGGTGGATGGAGAGCCTTGCAGAAATCACCTGGAGTTTATGATGAAGACGTCTTCAAGGCAAGCGTTGAGTTTTAATTTCTCTATTCAATGACTACATGACCAAATATTATCACCATCATTAGACCTTCGATCTTGTGTTAAATCCTTTATATTTTTCTACGCGAGTCCGAAGCGAAATCGATCAACTGAACGCTCTTAAGAGCCGGGGAAAAACCCTTGAAATGAAGCTTTTTAGATCTTACACATTGGTGCAGGTCCTGCAGGATGATCGCCTTCTTGGGGAGGGCTTAATTAACAGTAACCAGCTCATGATCTTTGATTTGGATGTATTGTGGATGTTACAGGGACTAGACTTTGTGATTAGCGAGGCAAAGCGATACAAAATCAGGCTTATTTTGTCACTCTCAAACAACTGGGAGGCTTACGGTGGCAAAGCTCAGTATGTCAAATGGGGAAGATCTGCAGGCCTCAATCTCACTTCTGATGATGATTTCTTTTCAGATCCAACTCTCAAGGGCTACTTCAAATCTCATATCAAGGCAATCTTTCATTCTCTTTCAATGTTTCTGGTCTTTAGAGAGGCCATCCATTTTCTAAACTAAAACTACCGATAAATAGGTCTGGCATTATGGATATCCAtgatttgatccaaattcaaaggtGTCCAAACAGGAAGTGATGCCAACAACAGATTGTTAGTTGTTACGTCTCACATCCAGTTATCATCTGGTCGGATTCGAGGACCGTTATAGATTGAATTGGATCAAGAAAAGGAATCTCAAACCCGATGTGTATAATGTAAAGGGTCTTTCGACATATGCTTTTTACTAACAAAATACGTTTGTATATATCCAGGTCTGGTACGACATGCAAGCAATACTGTGTCTCAAACCTGACCTCCACATTCGAGTTGGACATTTTTTTCGACCCATGAAGCATTGTCATCAAAATGGTTTCTGCCCATATCCGGTTCTGTTTTCAGTTTTGTTCGGATATCTAATACAAACCAATCCATTGCAAACCACGAACCGGGTCTAGTACTGGATATAAAATATCACCTTGCCTAAGATTGAATCTACTTGGCTTATGGCTATGCTCACAGTCAACCGGTATTGGTTTGAAATCAAGTGAGACTGCTTGTCATATTTAAGTGCTAAACTAATTTTGTTGGTTAATAACAATGTTTAGCCTGTGACAAACTGCTGATCTATTGATTGTCATATGGCAGCTCACTTGTTTGGTTGACTGATTTTGTAGATTGATGATTATTGACTGCCCATTAGACAGTAGAAAATGGACTTCATATCCCCAAGTCGTAGAAATATAATAGCTCGTGCAGTGCATAAATTAGGAATAAATGTAGTTTGAACACTTATCTCTTCATTTCTACCAGGTCCAAATCGGATGCAAGATGTGGAACTTTGTCGCATTCCCGGGCAGTGTAAAATCCGGTGGCTAAGACCCATAACTGCTAGATTCATGGGGAATCTGAAGTCTGTGAGATTTGAACTCTAACTGCTTTTCTTGCATCAACTCCCTTGAGGCTAACATAATTTTAAGACTTGGAATAAAGGAAATATGTTGGGGATGTCTTGCTTTAGGTTACATTTACATGGATACCTTTTCTGGATCCATTTTTTAATGGTAGTTTCTTTGTAAATTCTTTTCCATACAATGTTGAcgttctgtgtgtgtgtgtgtgtgtgtgtgtgtgtgtgtgtgtgtgtgtgtgaagacTGTCTTGACGAGAGTTAATAGCTTCACCAACGTGACGTACAAGGATGATCCGACCATCTTTGCCTGGGAGCTGATGAACGAGCCTCGGTGTTTATCAGACCCTTCTGGTGATCAGTTTCAGGTCATATGTGATTCAAGCACatacttgtgtgtgtgtgttgcacCTGCGCAAATCGAGCTTGCGGTTTGAACTGAAAAGTAGTGATTTTGGTGTTCAGGCATGGGTAGAAGAGATGTCAATGTACGTGAAGTCAATAGACCAAGCTCACCTGCTAGAGATTGGATCAGAAGGGTTTTATGGTCCTTCGAGCCCAGACAAGGTGCAATTCAATCCAAACACATCTGTAAAACAAGTCGGCACAGATTTTCTCAGAAACCATAAAGCTTTTGCCATTGATTTTGCTTCTGCGCACATATACGCCGATGCATggtcagctctctctctctctctctctctctctctctctctctgtgtgtgtgtgtaagtaTACCTTCCCTAGGAACAAGAACTATGTCCAACACATATTTCACTGTTAATGTTTTTAGAATATTACACCACTGGCAACAGACAGAAGCTAAACATGCTAACTTGCTTGGGTGTGTAGGATCACATCAACCGTCAGTGATGCTCACCTTCAGTTCACGAAAACATGGATGGAATCTCACATTAATGATGCAGAGAATGCACTTAATATGCCAATTTTGTTCTCAGAATTTGGTGTTTCATCGAAAGATGGCGGTTATAACGACAGCTTTCGTGACACACTCATAAATACGGTCTATAGCACTCTGCTAAGCTCCATAAAGAAgggaggaggtggtggaggaagCCTTCTGTGGCAACTCTTCCCAGTGGGAACAGAGTACATGGATGATGGCTATGCAGTTTTTCTTTCTAAGTCACCCTCAACAGCAACAATCATCTCCCTTCAGTCAAAAAGAATGGATACGTTTAACTCCTTGTGCTCCTGGAGATGCCATTGGGgttgcaagaagaagaaagtatTTGAACTATTTATGCATGCAGAAATGTGAAGGTGTGTGGTCCTCTTTAGTGTGCTTGGCTATATATGCTTTCAGATGTAAACAAATATTGGTTTCTTATGATACTGTAAGTTGCACGTCCTGCACTGCTCTTCCTATCAAGCCTGCCAAGGATCAGAAAATTGTCTAGAAGCAATTATTGCATGGATTATGTTAATCATGACACTGTATCCATTTTATAATACTCAATTTCATGTGAGCAAAAGGAGAGTGAATTTAAATCACTACAAAAAAGAGAATTGTTATCTTTGAATGTGGGTGTATACCATTaagcaatgttatccgtatcgtacgatacggacgcgtatcgtacgatacgtatcgtataggtcaagaaaacctatacgatacgtgtttGAAACACGATACGCGTCTGTATCGTATGCGTAtcgtctgtatcgtacgatacatgtTTGAAACAcaatacgcgtccgtatcgtacgatacgggcgatacacctctgtatcgtacgatacgggagaaaacacatatttctttattttttaaaagtttaaacactcctccccctctctcttcttgtatttaaagactccaatagacataggagggagagattttgcccattttcatcaaaaataaccaaggattcatcaatttggaagatattatcgttgaatcaggaaagatgataactatatgttttgaacttataaaattgtgatgtaatctaagtcctaaaactccaagtcctaagactctaagtcctaagattctataaaattttcaagtttaaaatcgtGATGGATGTttatatgttattcttgaaaatttgatttcttattttttaatgtgtcgttaatacacatgaatgttccttatgtatgatgatcttttttatatttgaatacatttttcttaatttctgattttttgttcatttttttcagatttttaatgatttttctctattttttatgatttttaaatattttttaaaataaaaaaattaattttacgatacgctacgctatgtttgcgatacggcgtataggtcggcttgaccgatacgcgatacgctacgccttttataacattgccaTTAAGCATAATAGTTTTGGATTGCAAAAGTTGCTCCTTCTCAATAGATCATATCTGGTTGTGATTATATCAGATATGGCCCTTCTGTGCACGCTATATAGCAATATACATGTGAGCAAGCGCAGAACGACTGTCATAAGGTAGACATGCAATCCCCGGTGAGATGGACTGGCTGCttgcttataagttataactgAAGCATAAAGAAAACACAGCAAGTTTTATAAATCTTTCCGACACAAATTAAGGAGACAGAAGTCGATATCAGAAAAGTAAAAGATAGTGTAGTTGGAGTACTCTGATAGACTACAGATTTAGTCAAGCAATGGCAGAAAACTCCCTCTTGGTCTTCCAAGACTAGTATTGTCTTGTGAATGAAGCCATGCTAACACAGAACAGTTTCAAGAAGTTCCTGGTCTTCCTTGTTTTCCAGATGATATTTTTACAGGTGTCAACTTTCGACATGGAAACACATCCTCCATGTGAGACACTAGATCCAGCCAACCCATTTGCAGGCGAAAATGATGTATGGTTATTCATCCACTTTTCCAGCTTATGGATTAAGAGTAAAAAATAACTTCAACTTCTATGATACATGTTTAACATGCATTTGCATATCATATATACATCTGCTTTGGAATCTGCCAACTTTAAGAGATAATCATATTTCTAATGTCATCTGCTCGGAAACATGAAGTGGAGTGTTGTTTGACAAAGCCTAACCGTGACTCTGTTACAAGTGGCTAAGCTGCTCAAGCTACAAAATTTTCCAATCTAAATCAATTGTTGGCTTGTCTCTGTTTCTTAGTTTTACTGGTACACTCTTTCCTCATGCATTTGGCTCTGGCTTTTCTTCTTCACGCATTTTCTTAATCCCCAAGAAATGAGATGCAGGGTGCTTGTGCTTCTTAGTTGATAATAACTTCAACCTGCAAACAGTCGAAAGCAAGTCAAATATTATATACTGAGTAAGCATGTACAACACTATAAGTATGGCGTATGCATGTAAGGGTTAGAGAGATAGAGACGCATGCAAAGGCAGAAGGGTATCACAgctctcaaaactcaaaagggtACGCTATTATAAGCTTAAACTATACAATGTTGGAAATTATTTACCGTATCCTCAAGGATCTAAATTCACTAATTAGCAGTTGTAATGCATCAAAGAGAATCACCAGCACATATCCTCAATTATCAGTAGGTAGACAGTAAACAAAGAGTAAAGGCCAAGTGCCATGGGCTTCAAGAAAAATGGTGAAGGATATGAAATTTCGTGCAGAACGTTTAAACTGGCAATAACAATACCACAACATTATGACGAGAAAAAGAAGCTGACCATTCATTAAATTACCATTTCTATAACAAAATGGTGCCACATTGTATGAGTTTTGCAGACCAATTTGAGCAGCTTGAATCAAGGATGAAACTCAGATGTGCTTATAAACACACAAATCCAAAAAGGGGCAGTTAGTGTCGCACGACTTAATGTTCTTAATTTTCATAACATTAGTGCATAATTTccatttcaaaagaatgaaatgcagaaaaagaaaaatctataaCATGCACTTTTTGACTCGTAAAATTAGACAAGGAATGAAATTCTCACATTGGTGCATTTAGAAAATTCACTGGCTAGCAATGCTTAGCTTTGAAAAGGCAGCAGCTGCTCGGTCACCACCAAGCAGAAAATAAGGATGTCGGAGAGCGGCAGCAGCAGATAAACGGCCCCGTCTAAAGGACCCTCTTTCTGAAATGAGTTTTGTGACCAAGTCCCAACCTCTCCCGGATTCAAGTTCAAGTATACTCAAGTCCGGCCTCAGTCGAGTGTTTCCCCTCCATTTCTTCAAATCATATCCAGCATTTTTTATTTcggatttaaaattttttataccTGCTGATGACCTCAGCGTAGGAATAGCCATCTGCAGAAGTATCACTCCA encodes the following:
- the LOC116263391 gene encoding mannan endo-1,4-beta-mannosidase 6-like isoform X1, whose protein sequence is MGSAEGGRWKKRFLGWLKRARFCNCEELEDEEWAMVGRKGSQFVVNSRPFYVNGFNTYWLMIFAVDASTKGKVSEIFQQASSVGLSVCRTWAFNDGGWRALQKSPGVYDEDVFKGLDFVISEAKRYKIRLILSLSNNWEAYGGKAQYVKWGRSAGLNLTSDDDFFSDPTLKGYFKSHIKVWYDMQAILCLKPDLHIRVGHFFRPMKHCHQNGPNRMQDVELCRIPGQCKIRWLRPITARFMGNLKSTVLTRVNSFTNVTYKDDPTIFAWELMNEPRCLSDPSGDQFQAWVEEMSMYVKSIDQAHLLEIGSEGFYGPSSPDKVQFNPNTSVKQVGTDFLRNHKAFAIDFASAHIYADAWITSTVSDAHLQFTKTWMESHINDAENALNMPILFSEFGVSSKDGGYNDSFRDTLINTVYSTLLSSIKKGGGGGGSLLWQLFPVGTEYMDDGYAVFLSKSPSTATIISLQSKRMDTFNSLCSWRCHWGCKKKKVFELFMHAEM
- the LOC116263391 gene encoding mannan endo-1,4-beta-mannosidase 6-like isoform X3; this encodes MGSAEGGRWKKRFLGWLKRARFCNCEELEDEEWAMVGRKGSQFVVNSRPFYVNGFNTYWLMIFAVDASTKGKVSEIFQQASSVGLSVCRTWAFNDGGWRALQKSPGVYDEDVFKGLDFVISEAKRYKIRLILSLSNNWEAYGGKAQYVKWGRSAGLNLTSDDDFFSDPTLKGYFKSHIKTVLTRVNSFTNVTYKDDPTIFAWELMNEPRCLSDPSGDQFQAWVEEMSMYVKSIDQAHLLEIGSEGFYGPSSPDKVQFNPNTSVKQVGTDFLRNHKAFAIDFASAHIYADAWITSTVSDAHLQFTKTWMESHINDAENALNMPILFSEFGVSSKDGGYNDSFRDTLINTVYSTLLSSIKKGGGGGGSLLWQLFPVGTEYMDDGYAVFLSKSPSTATIISLQSKRMDTFNSLCSWRCHWGCKKKKVFELFMHAEM
- the LOC116263391 gene encoding mannan endo-1,4-beta-mannosidase 6-like isoform X2 — encoded protein: MGGAGGGRWKKRFLGWLKRARFCNCEELEDEEWAMVGRKGSQFVVNSRPFYVNGFNTYWLMIFAVDASTKGKVSEIFQQASSVGLSVCRTWAFNDGGWRALQKSPGVYDEDVFKGLDFVISEAKRYKIRLILSLSNNWEAYGGKAQYVKWGRSAGLNLTSDDDFFSDPTLKGYFKSHIKVWYDMQAILCLKPDLHIRVGHFFRPMKHCHQNGPNRMQDVELCRIPGQCKIRWLRPITARFMGNLKSTVLTRVNSFTNVTYKDDPTIFAWELMNEPRCLSDPSGDQFQAWVEEMSMYVKSIDQAHLLEIGSEGFYGPSSPDKVQFNPNTSVKQVGTDFLRNHKAFAIDFASAHIYADAWITSTVSDAHLQFTKTWMESHINDAENALNMPILFSEFGVSSKDGGYNDSFRDTLINTVYSTLLSSIKKGGGGGGSLLWQLFPVGTEYMDDGYAVFLSKSPSTATIISLQSKRMDTFNSLCSWRCHWGCKKKKVFELFMHAEM